The DNA window CAAGCGATGCTTGCCCTAGTACAGGGGGCGATGCTTGCCCTAGTACAGGGGTAGCGGGTTGCCCTACTACGGCATCTCGTGGGACCGCGGAATTCGAGATCACCGAAATCCCCAACACGCGCAAGCCGGCGTGCCGCGCCGCGATGACCTCCGGCACCGTCGACATCCCCACCGCGTCGGCGCCAAGACCCGCCAGCATGCGCAGTTCTGCATCGGTCTCGTATTGCGGCCCGATCATCGCGACGTACACACCTTCTTCAAGAGCGATGCCCGCGGCTGCCGCCGTGCGCCGGGCGATGTCGCGCAATCCGCTATCATAAGCGTCGCGCATTGACGGGAAGCGCGGTCCGGGCATCCCGGATCCGATGAGCGGGCTCGTGCCGGTCAGATTGATGTGGTCGCTGATCAGCATGATCGTGCCGGGACCAAACGCCGGATTGATCCCGCCCGCGGCATTGGTGACGAGCAGCGTCGTCGCGCCCATCATCTGCGCGACGTAGACCGGGAACACGACTTCCCACATCGGATGGCCTTCGTAGAAATGAATGCGGCCGTCGAACAACGCGACGGGTACCCCGGCAAGCCGGCCGACGAGCAGCCGGCCGCGATGACCGGCGACGGTCGTCACCGGAAATTGCGGCAGTTCGTGATAGTCGAACGCGGTGGCGTCGGTCAGCGCATCCGCGATCGGGGCGAGACCTGAACCCAAGATGATCGCGATTTTCGGCTTCAGCCTCGTATGCTTGCCGATGTGATTCACGTTGAGCGTGACCTGATGGGTCAGCGAGTTCAAGGCCGCTATTGTCTCGCCGCCGACGCCGCGCGCCGGCCTACGTAATCTGCCATGAACGCGAGCAATTGCGCGAGTTCTTTCACCCGCAGCAACGTGCCGGCGGCGAGGAAGACCGCACCCGAGGTGACGATGTCGACGGCGAGCGTGGCCAAGTGCTGCCAGATGGTGCCCGCGTCATGCCAAAGTATGTCGTTGACGAAGTAGCCCGCGAACGCCATCAGGCCGGAAGCCAGAACGACCCTGAGGACCGACGCGCCGGCGAGTTCGTCGTCGGACGCGCCGATGCGGTTGCGCAGCAGCGAGTAGAGGATCACGGCCTCGGCGAGCGACGCGA is part of the Candidatus Eremiobacteraceae bacterium genome and encodes:
- a CDS encoding purine-nucleoside phosphorylase codes for the protein MNSLTHQVTLNVNHIGKHTRLKPKIAIILGSGLAPIADALTDATAFDYHELPQFPVTTVAGHRGRLLVGRLAGVPVALFDGRIHFYEGHPMWEVVFPVYVAQMMGATTLLVTNAAGGINPAFGPGTIMLISDHINLTGTSPLIGSGMPGPRFPSMRDAYDSGLRDIARRTAAAAGIALEEGVYVAMIGPQYETDAELRMLAGLGADAVGMSTVPEVIAARHAGLRVLGISVISNSAVPRDAVVGQPATPVLGQASPPVLGQASLAQSDAPAAHPNHADVQAVVGRASGDVLALLRGIVEHVGP